The window CTCCAACCACAGCGCCACCAGCCCGGACCGGCGCTGGGCAGCGTGGCCTCCATGAGCTCGGCCACGCCCGACTCCAGCGCCAGCCTGGAGAGAGGCTCCACGCCGGACTCCACCCTGAAGCCCGCCCACTGCCTGGAGCGGAGCCGCAGGAGAGGGGCGGAGTCTGCGGAGGAGCTGGTGATGGGCGTGGCCCAGCCCGGAGCAGGTGAGAGCGGTGCCGGTCCGTCCTGGTGTCCCGGTGTAGCAGCCCCTGATGTGGCGGTTTGCGTCCCCACAGACGGGGGGGGGATCTGGGGCAAGGCCACGTACTCGTGTCCGTACTGCTCCAAGAGGGACTTCCAGAGTTTGGCCGTGCTGGAGATCCACCTGAAGACCATCCACGCGGACAAGCCGCAGCAGAGCCACACGTGCCACATGTGCCTGGACACGCTGCCCACGCTCTACAACCTCAACGAGCACGTGCGCAAGGCCcaccgcggcggcggcggcgtgggcgTGGGCGCGGCGGCGGGAGCGGCGTTCCCCCTGCTGCAGTTCGCCAACGTCACGGCGTTCCACTGCAACTACTGTCCAGACATGTTCGGAGACATCAACTCCCTGCAGGAGCACATCCGGGTGTCCCACTGCCTGCCGGGCGCCATCATGGCCGGTTCCACACCTTAGGTAGGGCGGGCGTGGCGCGGGCGGCAGGAAGTCGTGTTGTTGTTGACGGCGTCACGTCTCCCCCGCAGAAGGAAACCACGCCTTCTTCTGCAACCAGTGCTCCATGGGCTTCCTGACCGAGTCCTCGCTGACGGAGCACATCCAGCAGACGCACTGCGCCTCGGCCGTCGGGGGCGGAGCCGCGTCCGCGGGATCGGCGGCCAAGCTGGAGTCCCCCGTGCTCCAGGCGGCCTCGCAGTCCTTCATGGAGGTGAGTCTTCAATGTGAGGTGTGAGGGGCGCCCAGGCAgacggcggcgccgccgcccTGGGCGCCGCCACACACGGTTGCTGCGTCGCCGACGGCGCGGACGCAGgttgcccctcccccctccctccgcctcTGTGGTTGTGTCTGTTCCATCTCGTGTGTGATGACCCCAGGAGTAAAGAGCCGCTGTTCATGTCCAGGTTTACTCTTGCCCTTACTGCACCAACTCTCCTATCTTCGGCTCACTCCTCAAGCTCACCAAGCACATCAAGGAGAACCACAAGAACATCCCGCTGGCCAACAACAAGCGGCAGGCCAAGGTCGCCGACctaagccccgcctcctccgaCGTGGAGATCTCCTCCCCGAAGCGGCACCGGCTGGGGGGGGACTCCACGCCCTCGGCGGGGAGTAACGGGGACTACCCGTGCAACCAGTGCGACTTGCGCTTCGCCAGTTTTGAGGCGTTCCAGACGCACCTGAAGTCCcacctgcagatgctgctgcggCGCCAGTCCTGCCCACAGTGCAACAAGGAGGACTTCGAGTCCCAGGATGCTCTGCTGCAACACCTGACCATGCActtcaccaccacctccacccagTACGTGTGCGAGAGCTGCGACAAGCAGTTCTCGTCCGTGGACGACCTCCAGAAACACCTGCTGGACATGCACACCTTTGTCCTCTACCACTGCACGCTCTGCCAGGAGGTCTTTGACTCCAAGGTGTCCATACAGGTGACCCCGGCGCGACGCCCACACACCCCGAGCCTCCGTCCCGCGTCACGCCTCACCTGTCggctctcctcccacctcaggTGCATCTCGCCGTCAAGCACAGCAACGAGAAGAAGCTGTTCCGCCTGCACCGCCTGCGCCTGGGACTTCAGAAGGAGACGGACCTGCAGCTGCACGTCAAGCTCAACCACCTGGCCCAGAGACCCGGCCTCCCCGGCGGCCTCGGAGCAGTGAGGCGCGTCCCGTGCTGGCGGGACCCGCAGGTGTGTCCCGGGTGTAACGCGCTTCTTGTGCCGCAGGGCTCAAAACCAGGAAGTGCATCTTCTGCGGCGAGACCTTCGGGACCGAGGTGGAGCTGCAGTGTCACATCACCACGCACAGCAAGAAGTTCACCTGCCGCTTCTGCGGGAAGGCCGTGCACACGCTGTCGCTGCTGGAGCGCCACCTGCGGGACAAGCACTGCGTCTTCGACGGCGCCGCCGTCACCGGCAACGGCGGCAGTCAGAACGGGACGCCCAACGGGCTGGCGCAGTCGTCCAAGCGAGGCGGAGcggcgggcggcggcggcgtgggaGGAGCTGAAAGGTCGACGGTGGCCGCGCCGAACAGGCCGACCTTCAGAACATGCTGCTGAAGGGAGGGGCCGCTCAGGGGGGGGAGAACGCCAACAGCCACGAGGCCAGCGGCGGCGAGGAGGAGGTGACACCCGCCGAGCCCATGTACGCCTGCGACATCTGCGGCGCCGCCTACACCATGGAGTCGCTCCTGCAGAACCACCGGCTGCGCGACCACAACATCCGACCGGGAGAAGACGACGCCGGTAAGCCCCGCCCCCGGGAGGGTTATCACAGGGTGTAATAACGCTGTAATAAGCCTCACCCTGCAACGCGTGTGTGACCCCGCAGGCTCCCGCAAGAAGAAGGCAGACTTCATCAAAGGGAACCACAAATGCAACGTCTGCTCCAGAACCTCTTCTCGGAGAACGGCCTCCGCGAGCACGCCCAGACGCACCGCGGCCCCGCCAAGCACTACATGTGTCCCATCTGTGGCGAGCGCTTCCCCTCGCTGCTCACGCTCACCGAACACAAGGTACGCCCACTCCCTGCTTCccgcttcctgcttcctgcttcctgctccccACTTCCCGCTCCCTGCTTTCCGCTCCCTACTTCCTGCTCcccacttcctccttcctgcttcctgctttccaCTTCCTACTTCCTGCtccccacttcctgcttcccgcttcccacttcctgcttcctgctccctACTTCCTGCTCcccacttcctgctccctgctccccacttcctccttcctgctcccTGCTTTCCACTTCCCACTTCCTACTTCCTGCTCCCCACTTCTCCTGCTCCCCACTTCCTGCTCCCCGcttcccacttcctgctccccaCTTCCTGCTCCGGTGACCGCGGCGCGTTAGCTTCAGGGGCGGACTTGATCTGTGGGTCTTGGTTGTGTCCAGGTGACCCACAGTAAGAGTCTGGACACGGGAACGTGCCGGATCTGTAAGATGCCgctgcagagcgaggaggagtTCATCGAGCATTGCCAGATGCATCCCGACCTCCGCAACTCCCTCACCGGCTTCCGCTGCGTGGTCTGCATGCAGACCGTCACCTCCACCCTGGAGCTGAAGATCCACGGAACCTTCCACATGCAGAAGCTCTCCTCCGGTTCCGGACCGGGCGGGAATGGCGTTGGGGGCGGAGGAAccggctccgcctcctcctctcccaacggacagctgcagcaacacaagCTGTACAAATGCGCCTTCTGCCTGAAGGAGTTCAAGAACAAGAGCGAGATGGTGAAGCTGGACGTCAACGGGCTGCCCTACGGCCTCTGCGCCGGCTGCATGAGCAGGTACGCCTCCGGGGCGTACGCCGGCGTCCCGGCCGGGAGGGGCGGAGCTTCCCTCCGGGAGGGGTGGAGCTTCCCTCCCGGCTGGGACGCCGGCGTGACCAGAACCCACCAGAAAACCTGGTTGCAGCCAGATGAACATGTGATCTCCCTCACACCAGGGGCATCAACAGCCAGAGCCCCACccaggggggcggggccagcctGCCCGGGGACCCGCAGGGCGACAAGGTCGGGACGCCGCTCAAGTGTCCGGAGTGCGGCGTGAAGTTCGAGAGCCAGGAGGATTTAGAGAGCCACGTGCAGACGGACCACCCGGAGGTCGGCGCCGAGAGCAGCGCGGCGGGGAAGAAGTCCGAGGGCGTGCCTGCCCCCAAGGTGAGACAGGGGGAGGAGCTTCAGGGCGGCGCCGTCCTGCCCTGACCTGGGAACCAGGATGTGGCtctgcagccagacagacatcaaagctgttgctgttgtctttGATCCCGCAGAAGAAAACCTACCAGTGCATCAAATGTCAGATGACCTTCGAGACGGAGCGCGAGATCCAGATCCACGTGGCCAATCACATGAtcggtgagtgtgtgtgtgtgtgtgtgtgtgtgtgtgtgtgtgtgcgtgtgtgcgtgcgtgcgtgtgtgtgtgcgtgcgtgtgtgtgcgtgcgtgtgtgtgtgtgtgtgtgtgcgtgtgtgtgcgtgattagcacattagcatgagGTCCAGACACTTGTCTTCTGTTACCCACATCAAAAGGGCATCGTGTGATGTTAGCAtgactgttagcattagcaggagCTGTCCACCTGTCTCTGAGGACGGTTTCCAGCTCTGTGTCTCGTCCTCACGGTCTCAGTCCCCACGTCAGTTGCTGCTTCGTCCATGTGTCCCCACACTCAGAGCCCCCCCACCTGGATCCAAGTCGCTGATGGTGTCCACAGCTTtactggttccactggtggtTGGTCCGGGGGCCCCAGGGTCCGGGGGGGTCCCGGGGCTGGGACGCGCCTCTGCTCTTCCACATGCGTGCACACTCACTCTGagctgcgtgcacgtgtgcgcgggCCGTTCCCGTGTCACTGAGGACTTAATGAGGCGGTTAAGAAGCTTTTGGAGTCAGCAGAGGTTGATAatgtggctggtgtgtgtgtgtgtgtgtgtgtgtgtgtgtgtgtgtggtgtgtgtggtgtgtgggtgtgtgtgtgtgtgtgtgtgagggaggcaGCAACCAGCAGCACGGCTGCTCTTCCGCAGGATTACACCTGGACGACCGGCTCCTGACCattgcgccccctggtggcgctcttgtgtcacttcctgcaggtcctcttgcccccccccccccccatcgtggTGGGGTCACACCACGAGACCTTTGcacctcttgtttttcttgaccCGTCCTCACTTTTGAGGAGCTTGGGCCTGATTGGTTCTGagctctggttcctctggtggAGCTCCGCAGGGCTGCGTCCTCTCGCCTCCTTCATTTGGTGGCCCGGCGAATTCTAGCGTACCCTAGCATGGCTCACGCTAGCTACACGATACGTTCAAGCTGTTCATCACCATCAGAGTTGTAAGGATTAAGCTACATTCCCAAAATAGCCACTTTAAGAGCAAAGTTAGCGTCCAAACAGGTCCAGGTAGCACAAAACCGTGGTTCTAGCCGCGGCTTGGCTGCGTCATCACAACATTCGGTCTCTGTCCGAATTCTCGTTGAATCGTGCTCGGAGAGCAGACAACAAACAACCAGCTAGCGAAGGACTGAGAGATGTAAGAGGAAGAAAATAACTCAGCTTTTAGCATAAACAGCCTTTTAAAATCGAGCAGAATGAAGTAGCTAACTAGCTAACATCTCTAGCGTACTCGCTGTTTTTGTAGTTGCTGTTCAAAAAGGATGTTGATCTTGAATTCGGACGCGAGAACAGATGACAGcaccacccccaacccccccaacccccgccACggtcttcccttcctcccccaccacctGGAGCTAGCGAGCCATGACaccagagggaaggagggacggaAGATGAAGGGATGAGGGATGGGACCACGGAGGGTtcgagggaggagaagaggaagagaaataaGAATCAGGAGTGAGCAAATACAAGTTTATGGAAACTGTCGCCACACGCGTTTGGCTAGTTTCTGTACGGATGGAACATTAGCCAGTGGCGAAATATTCCACCGAAAACTGTAGCGCGTTTGCTAGTTTGCTAGTTTGGTTTAGACTCCGCCCACCTCATTTCAGTCCCTTCAGGCTCAGATCCTGAAGCCTAAACCCTAAACTTCGGCGTCTCTCCGTGTTTTAGGCATGAGAAcgtaacaggaagtggagtttAGAGGTCGCGGCGCCGCAGAAAGATGCTAGTTTACGGCTGCTTTGATCTTCGGGAGGAAACGGCCTCCCGGTCCGCCGCCGCTTCCGCTCATTGTTGGTTAGCGGCAGCAGAAAACCGTCTGTCCGTGATGCGTTTGGCAGTTCTTCAGCGTCAGAGCGGCGCGTGCACGAGCGTTAGCGTGCACGAGCGTTAGCGGTTAGCGTGTGTTTGGAGAGCTGCCGGCTCCCCCGAGGCCTCATTTTGTCGCCTCCTCGCTTGATTTAgcttcttttctgctgctgtttattacCAGTCGTTACAAGCTGTTTGGAAACCTAATAGGACGCACTGACAAATGGACCGGGAGAGTGCTGGGGGGGGCAacaaggaggggggggcaacaaggaggggggggcaacaaggggggggggggctcgttAACTCACATCTGCTGTTTTAACATGTCGGATTTTTATGACTGATGTCTTTATTATTCCTGTGAGTGTTTGTgggggctctgtgctgctctgtgctgttctgctctgtgctgtgctgctctgtgctgtgctgctctgtgctgttctgtgctgttctgctctgtgctgtgctgctctgtgctgtgctgctctgctctgtactgttcttctctgttctgctctgttctgtgctgctctgtgctgtgctgctctgctctgtactgttcttctctgttctgctctgttctgtgctgctctgtgctgtgctgctctgctctgtactgttcttctctgttctgctctgttctgtgctgctctgtgctgtgctgctctgctctgtactgttcttctctgttctgctctgtactgtgctgctctgttctgctctgtgctgtgctgctctgttctgttctgctctgcactgtactgtgctgctctgttctgtgccgctctgttctgtgctgctctgttctgtgctgctctgtgctgctctgtgctgctctgtactGTTCTGtactgtgctgctctgttctgttctgtgctgctctgttctgtcAGTGCTGCAGAAACCAGGCAACAATTATCTCCCTGCTTAATTCACTAACTATTCTGAATTCATTTTCTCTggtgacaaacacacatctgtcacagctgctttgcacgtgtgtgtgtgtgttagtgtgtgtgtgtgtgtgtgtgtgttattgttcgtgtgtgtgtgtgttgtgtgtgtgtgtgaacacgtGCACGGTGCAGGCGTTTATTAGCTGGAATGCTACTCTAATATGCTCGTGTTGAAGGATAGAAGAAGACGGCGCCCCCTGTGGACACCTGCACtcctgtgtcacacctgtgtcaCTCCTATGTCACTCCTGTGTCACACCTGTAcgatgtgtttttgctgctcacctgtgatCAGTAACCAGAgcaggaaggggcggggccatgagacaaacaggaagtcctcgATGTGGCGGTCGACCCGGCGCGATGCGGCGGCGGCGTTTGGCTGCCGTCCTCCTGCAGAGCAGCTGGGCTTCATTAGCCGCTGGTGTTAATTAccagcacacacctgcacgtgcgcgtgcatgacgtgcacgctcacagCCTGGGATTCAGGGTCACCTTGCTGCCTTCGTCTTACCGGGCAGCGAGGAGGCGCGATGGCGCCAGACGGGCAGGTTTAGGTGTTCCTGACGCACCTCAAAGACGGCGAGGGCTtcgggtgggggcggggccgtGGGCGGGGCTTGGCCGCCAGAGATGTGGTTTACGCATCAATGTGGGTGGTGACCCGGACCTGCACCTGGGCCGGAAACGCCACGGTGGCGCCAGTAAGGCGGTCATCACGGAGCGTGCTAGCTTAAAGACGTCCCCGCCGTCCTCCCGTCCCGTCCTCGCGTCTCTCCTGGACGAGAGTCGCTCATTTGTGACGGAGCCAACCTGCTAATGTTGGATGGCAGGAAACAGCGGCGGccctgccaaacacacacacacacacacacacacacacacacacacacacacacacaccacacacacacacacagagggctGCCCCTCTGTGctgcgcctcctcctcttcctcctccgtcctcctgcctccccgccgccgcctcctccttctccccgtACATCTGGCACGCTCAGCTGCTGAGGAGCGCCATAATTATCCCACCGGAGACGCGCACGCCTGCACGTACGTGCGCCGGGCGATCAGAGCCTCCACGTGCTTCGTCTTCGGCGATCCACGCCgctccctgctgctcctcgcCACTACCGGGGCTTCATTAGAGTGTTGATTCATAGTCTGTTTGGATGCCATCCAGATGTTTTTTTAGAGTTgtgggagggggcgtggccatcCCGCTCTCACCTGACCCGACCGGAACCCTGATCGGACCCGTATGGGCCGCTGTTGGGGGTCTACGGGGGCGCCGCTGAAGGCCGGGGGGGTTGTGATTGGACAAAATTGGGAGAATTTGGTATTTGCGCGGTTTGATTGAGACCCCGTGCGCGCTAGCTAGCCGCGGGATGCTTTTAGCCTGTCAGGTGTGGCGTTGTAATTACTGGTCTTTACGGCTGAAGGAGGGGCTGATGTCAGAGTGCTGCTTCCTGGGGTCGctggtcgtgtgtgtgtgattggcagtaattgtgtgtgtgtgtgtgtgtgtgtgactggcaTCGCGTGTGAAGgtgtgcagatgtttgtgcgtgcgcggcggcggcgcccgctGTGGCGGCTCGCAGCGGTGCTGCTGCCCTGATTCTGAGCACCACTTTGTGTCAGACTCACCGCAGCGCCAC of the Takifugu flavidus isolate HTHZ2018 unplaced genomic scaffold, ASM371156v2 ctg221, whole genome shotgun sequence genome contains:
- the LOC130519829 gene encoding LOW QUALITY PROTEIN: zinc finger protein 423-like (The sequence of the model RefSeq protein was modified relative to this genomic sequence to represent the inferred CDS: inserted 3 bases in 3 codons; deleted 5 bases in 3 codons), with the translated sequence SLSLPHSPSLTSPRPLAVPVQHASVPLCLSDGDDDPGLSWVPSSPSSKDVASPSQMPDGCCDLGMATGGEEEGGAGLPYPCQFCDKSFSRLSYLKRHEQIHSDKLPFKCTFCSRLFKHKRSRDRHVKLHTGDKKYSCQECEAAFSRSDHLKIHLKTHSSSKPFKCSVCKRGFSSTSSLQSHMQAHRKNREHLALRSERDGGRKGAGGEAELEQDLYMCDYCEETFSQTDELEKHVLTRHPQLSDXADLQCIHCPDIFLDEASLLAHIETQHANRKHRCPVCSEHFPSVEDVYCHLDSHRQPDSSNHSATPGPALGSVASMSSATPDSSASLERGSTPDSTLKPAHCLERSRRRGAESAEELVMGVAQPGADGGGIWGKATYSCPYCSKRDFQSLAVLEIHLKTIHADKPQQSHTCHMCLDTLPTLYNLNEHVRKAHRGGGGVGVGAAAGAAFPLLQFANVTAFHCNYCPDMFGDINSLQEHIRVSHCLPGAIMAGSTPAEGNHAFFCNQCSMGFLTESSLTEHIQQTHCASAVGGGAASAGSAAKLESPVLQAASQSFMEVYSCPYCTNSPIFGSLLKLTKHIKENHKNIPLANNKRQAKVADLSPASSDVEISSPKRHRLGGDSTPSAGSNGDYPCNQCDLRFASFEAFQTHLKSHLQMLLRRQSCPQCNKEDFESQDALLQHLTMHFTTTSTQYVCESCDKQFSSVDDLQKHLLDMHTFVLYHCTLCQEVFDSKVSIQVHLAVKHSNEKKLFRCTACAWDFXKETDLQLHVKLNHLAQRPGLPGGLGAVRRCIFCGETFGTEVELQCHITTHSKKFTCRFCGKAVHTLSLLERHLRDKHCVFDGAAVTGNGGSQNGTPNGLAQSSKRGGAVDGGRAEQADLQNMLLKGGAAQGGENANSHEASGGEEEVTPAEPMYACDICGAAYTMESLLQNHRLRDHNIRPGEDDAGSRKKKADFIKGNHKCNVCSRTXFSENGLREHAQTHRGPAKHYMCPICGERFPSLLTLTEHKVTHSKSLDTGTCRICKMPLQSEEEFIEHCQMHPDLRNSLTGFRCVVCMQTVTSTLELKIHGTFHMQKLSSGSGPGGNGVGGGGTGSASSSPNGQLQQHKLYKCAFCLKEFKNKSEMVKLDVNGLPYGLCAGCMSRGINSQSPTQGGGASLPGDPQGDKVGTPLKCPECGVKFESQEDLESHVQTDHPEVGAESSAAGKKSEGVPAPKKKTYQCIKCQMTFETEREIQIHVANHMIEEGINHECKLCNQMFDSPAKLLCHLIEHSFEGMGGTFKCPVCFTVFVQANKLQQHIFAVHGQEDKIYDCSQCPQKFFFQTELQNHTLSQHAQ